Proteins encoded together in one Desulfosporosinus meridiei DSM 13257 window:
- a CDS encoding ABC-2 transporter permease: protein MRAELVDILLTKGVLSVTGIPITIRNLTLEELIGAFVAIIGMISIYFPIYFKLGYLRSNMIATVLFLGFFFSTIALIGYGLQGDYPPSNVIAKVAYWLQTQADWQIAIYLLFLMFLILTASILLSLLFYSKREF from the coding sequence ATGCGGGCCGAACTTGTAGATATCCTCTTAACAAAAGGCGTATTATCAGTGACTGGAATTCCTATCACAATTCGTAATCTCACCTTAGAAGAATTAATAGGAGCCTTTGTCGCAATAATAGGTATGATTTCTATATACTTTCCGATTTACTTTAAACTTGGGTATCTTCGTTCCAATATGATAGCCACCGTTCTCTTTTTAGGTTTCTTCTTCTCTACCATCGCTCTAATTGGGTACGGACTTCAAGGAGACTATCCCCCATCTAACGTTATAGCCAAAGTTGCCTATTGGCTGCAAACTCAAGCTGATTGGCAAATTGCCATTTATTTGTTGTTTCTAATGTTCTTAATTCTGACTGCTTCAATTCTACTTTCTCTCCTTTTCTATTCGAAAAGAGAATTTTAA
- a CDS encoding precorrin-6A/cobalt-precorrin-6A reductase: MILLLGETAAAREISECLNSRRLELMRMQMWSEKACLHLPSLIIDASPPSSTLKFTSLRNWCEQRGVPYLRLERPETIIPVSPLIYSVANWEDALLQLEQRVSSLYQDNGRLVTIFVTTGSHQLESIVRSPFARFARIVVRVLPEGRLVQKCQDMGIPPRNIVAMQGQFSKEVNRVFFKFYNADIILTRDSGSAGGTDTKISAALELGLEIVLIKRSTANLGLTVYSVHELLDWVDANVVRAT, encoded by the coding sequence ATGATCTTACTTTTGGGAGAAACAGCTGCAGCCCGTGAAATTAGTGAATGTCTTAACAGCAGAAGGCTGGAGTTAATGAGAATGCAAATGTGGAGCGAAAAGGCATGTTTGCATTTGCCATCTTTAATTATTGATGCAAGTCCTCCATCCAGCACTCTAAAGTTTACGTCATTACGCAATTGGTGTGAACAAAGAGGGGTTCCATATCTTCGTTTAGAAAGACCCGAGACAATTATCCCTGTTAGTCCGCTAATTTATTCAGTGGCTAACTGGGAAGATGCGCTATTACAATTGGAGCAGCGGGTTAGTTCTTTGTATCAAGACAATGGTCGTCTTGTTACAATCTTTGTAACGACGGGAAGTCACCAATTAGAAAGTATAGTGAGAAGTCCATTTGCCCGATTTGCCCGAATAGTTGTAAGAGTTTTGCCGGAGGGACGGTTAGTTCAGAAATGTCAGGACATGGGCATACCTCCAAGAAATATTGTGGCAATGCAAGGGCAATTTTCTAAAGAGGTTAATAGAGTGTTTTTCAAATTTTATAATGCTGATATTATTCTGACTAGAGATAGTGGATCAGCGGGTGGTACGGATACGAAAATATCTGCAGCCTTAGAGCTGGGTTTAGAAATAGTTTTGATAAAGAGAAGCACTGCTAATTTGGGATTAACAGTATATAGTGTTCATGAGTTACTAGATTGGGTAGATGCCAATGTTGTAAGAGCTACTTAA
- a CDS encoding energy-coupling factor ABC transporter ATP-binding protein has protein sequence MSELILEAVDLEYCYPDGTSALRKVNLEVRKGEKLAILGSNGAGKSTLFMHFNGIYTPRAGSIKFQGQPISYKKKALIELRKKVGIVFQDPDSQLFSASVFQDISFGPLNLGLSEEEVTKRVRQALIDTETTDLEGKPTHLLSYGQKKRVSIAGVLAMEPEIIIFDEPTAGMDPRHSLEFIQLLNKLSSEGKTIVLSTHDVDLAYSWSDRLAIMYRGEILAHGFPGELLTRPEIVKRADLTIPWLIETHSELVKKGWLPPSTPLPKTKEDLFQNIPLKKEQQSA, from the coding sequence ATGTCAGAGCTTATCCTTGAGGCGGTTGATTTAGAGTATTGTTATCCTGATGGCACAAGTGCCTTGCGCAAAGTAAATTTAGAAGTTCGAAAGGGAGAAAAATTAGCTATTCTGGGCTCCAATGGAGCTGGAAAATCCACTTTATTTATGCATTTTAACGGAATCTATACTCCTAGAGCGGGTTCTATCAAGTTTCAGGGACAGCCTATATCTTATAAAAAGAAGGCTTTAATTGAATTGCGCAAGAAAGTTGGAATTGTCTTTCAAGACCCAGATAGTCAGTTGTTTTCGGCAAGTGTATTTCAGGACATCTCCTTTGGCCCGCTTAATCTGGGACTTTCCGAAGAGGAAGTAACAAAAAGAGTCAGACAGGCCTTGATAGATACTGAAACCACAGACCTTGAAGGGAAGCCGACCCACTTGTTAAGTTATGGACAGAAAAAGCGGGTTTCCATCGCAGGAGTATTAGCAATGGAACCGGAAATAATTATTTTTGACGAACCAACTGCAGGGATGGATCCTCGTCATTCTTTAGAGTTTATACAACTTCTGAATAAACTAAGTTCTGAAGGCAAGACCATTGTATTATCAACACATGACGTGGATTTAGCCTACAGTTGGTCAGATAGGTTAGCGATAATGTATCGTGGTGAAATCTTAGCTCATGGATTTCCCGGGGAACTGTTAACTCGCCCGGAGATAGTAAAGCGTGCTGATCTAACAATTCCTTGGCTGATAGAGACACACAGTGAATTAGTCAAAAAGGGATGGTTGCCTCCCTCTACCCCCTTACCGAAAACTAAGGAGGATTTGTTTCAGAATATCCCGCTTAAGAAGGAGCAGCAAAGCGCGTAA
- the cbiQ gene encoding cobalt ECF transporter T component CbiQ: protein MIAIDSYAYNNKLATIHPLEKSLFAILTMIICLMSETMLTPLLVLALMSGGIILKAGIPTRLLAKLLAIPLSFLLISVLTIAFSLSTDPSGYWFAHTFTSITIGIRYPDLITAINLFLRSLGAVSCLYFLALTTPLTELITLLHKMKVPDIITELMVLIYRFIFVFLDTATTIRRAQLSRSGYVSTKSSFRSMSRLFSALLGKVFVKSQDLYNAMAARCYTGEIKVLTKKHPVNVKNYFLIVGIEIPLVLLNLLWR from the coding sequence GTGATAGCTATAGATTCATACGCTTATAACAACAAACTAGCAACTATTCATCCTTTAGAAAAGTCACTTTTTGCAATTCTTACGATGATTATTTGTCTTATGTCTGAAACAATGCTTACCCCTCTATTAGTATTGGCTTTAATGTCAGGAGGAATTATACTAAAAGCAGGCATCCCAACTCGACTTTTAGCAAAGCTTTTAGCAATTCCTCTTTCTTTTCTCTTAATTAGCGTTTTGACTATTGCATTTTCCCTCTCTACCGATCCTTCTGGATACTGGTTTGCTCACACATTTACTAGCATAACTATTGGGATCCGTTATCCTGATTTAATCACAGCTATTAATCTCTTTCTAAGATCACTAGGAGCAGTGTCCTGTCTTTACTTTTTGGCACTAACGACTCCACTGACCGAGCTTATTACATTACTCCACAAAATGAAAGTACCCGATATCATTACCGAATTAATGGTGCTTATTTATCGCTTTATCTTTGTATTTCTCGATACTGCGACTACCATTCGTCGTGCGCAGCTTTCCCGGTCTGGATATGTATCCACTAAGAGTTCATTCCGCTCGATGAGCAGGCTGTTTTCGGCACTGTTAGGCAAAGTCTTTGTAAAATCTCAAGACCTTTATAACGCTATGGCTGCTCGTTGTTACACTGGGGAGATTAAAGTCCTTACAAAGAAACATCCAGTAAACGTTAAAAACTATTTTCTTATAGTTGGGATTGAAATCCCTTTAGTTTTATTGAATTTGCTTTGGAGGTAA
- a CDS encoding energy-coupling factor ABC transporter substrate-binding protein has protein sequence MKLFTKNMVILLFVVLLAVLPLYIARGSEFGGADGLASDAIMELNADYTPWFESIWEPPSGEIESLLFALQAAIGSGFVFYYLGYSKGKQMANKRDQA, from the coding sequence ATGAAACTCTTCACCAAAAACATGGTAATTCTTCTGTTTGTTGTGTTATTGGCCGTTCTTCCCTTATATATAGCGAGAGGTTCAGAGTTTGGTGGTGCAGACGGTCTGGCTTCAGATGCAATTATGGAACTTAATGCTGATTACACTCCTTGGTTTGAGTCTATATGGGAGCCACCTAGCGGTGAGATTGAATCCTTATTGTTTGCCTTGCAGGCAGCAATAGGTAGTGGATTTGTCTTTTATTATCTAGGGTACTCGAAGGGTAAACAGATGGCTAATAAGAGGGATCAAGCGTGA
- a CDS encoding energy-coupling factor ABC transporter permease — translation MSIRKTKHIGLLVAYVMSIYMLFPNNVYAMHIMEGFLPFNWAAFWWIVMIPFVLAGVRSIKKTVTLYPNLKMLLGMAGAFAFVLSALKIPSVTGSCSHPTGVGLGAILFGPAAMSVLGMIVLIFQALLLAHGGITTLGANTFSMGIVGPFVSYGIYRGLKRLGAPQWLSIFMAATLGDLMTYITTSIQLGLAFPAASGVSASILKFMSIFAFTQIPLAISEGLLTVMVFNILMAYSQKELQVLSAFTGNAISSMKRKRGVKEA, via the coding sequence ATGAGTATACGAAAAACAAAGCATATTGGGTTGTTGGTAGCTTATGTTATGTCGATATATATGCTTTTCCCTAATAATGTCTATGCGATGCACATCATGGAAGGGTTTTTACCCTTTAATTGGGCGGCTTTCTGGTGGATAGTTATGATTCCCTTTGTTCTTGCCGGTGTACGATCCATCAAAAAAACAGTTACACTCTATCCTAATTTGAAGATGCTGCTTGGGATGGCAGGAGCCTTTGCTTTTGTTTTGTCTGCCTTGAAGATTCCATCTGTTACTGGCAGCTGCTCTCATCCCACGGGTGTAGGCTTAGGCGCTATTTTATTTGGGCCCGCAGCAATGTCAGTCTTAGGGATGATCGTCTTAATTTTTCAGGCGCTATTATTAGCACATGGAGGAATAACTACATTAGGAGCAAACACCTTTTCCATGGGAATTGTTGGTCCGTTTGTCTCCTACGGCATTTACAGAGGTTTAAAAAGGCTTGGTGCACCCCAATGGTTGTCAATTTTTATGGCTGCAACTTTAGGTGATTTGATGACCTATATTACTACTTCAATTCAGTTGGGGTTAGCTTTTCCTGCAGCTTCAGGTGTCTCTGCCTCGATACTTAAGTTTATGAGCATTTTTGCCTTCACTCAGATTCCCTTGGCGATAAGTGAAGGACTACTCACAGTTATGGTGTTTAATATTCTCATGGCATATAGTCAAAAAGAGTTACAGGTTCTAAGTGCATTCACTGGCAACGCCATATCTTCTATGAAACGGAAACGGGGGGTAAAAGAGGCATGA
- a CDS encoding ribonuclease J yields MPKEHKLQIIPLGGLGEIGKNMTVIRYDNQMVLVDAGLAFPDEDMLGIDIVIPDYTYLIEHKEMLLGILLTHGHEDHIGALPYLLRDVDVPVFGTRLTLGIIQSKMKENNLSNIQATVVQPRDVIKLGVFRIEFIRVNHSIPDSVSIAIHSPLGTVVVTGDFKLDHTPVSGEILDIHKFSELGDKGVLCLLSDSTNVERAGFTPSESHVGEMIDEAFRNAKDRVILASFASNVYRLQQAITAAVNTNRKVAVVGRSMVNIVGIAEELGYLDIPEGTLIDIDEIIGLPGNQACILTTGSQGEPMSALTRMANHDHRHVAIQPGDTVIISASPIPGNEKSVAKTVDQLFKLGANVIYESAEGMHVSGHASQEEQKLMLSMVRPQYFMPVHGEYRMLIKHAQLAEQLGIPRENIFITENGGVVEFTRHGAALGSKVMAGKVLIDGLGIGDVGNIVLRDRKQLSQDGILIVVMTISRASGAIVSGPDVVTRGFVYVRESETMLDEAKQKVKQTMARCRENRVTEWAVFKNQIRDTLSKHFYEKTRRRPVILPIIQEVE; encoded by the coding sequence TTGCCAAAAGAGCATAAATTGCAGATTATCCCATTAGGTGGACTTGGTGAAATTGGAAAAAATATGACAGTGATCCGCTATGACAACCAAATGGTGCTAGTTGATGCAGGATTAGCGTTTCCGGATGAAGACATGCTCGGAATAGACATTGTAATACCAGACTACACATACTTAATTGAGCACAAAGAAATGCTGCTTGGGATCTTATTAACCCATGGGCACGAAGATCATATTGGTGCATTGCCTTATCTTTTAAGAGATGTGGATGTGCCGGTATTTGGAACACGTTTGACTTTAGGTATTATTCAATCCAAGATGAAAGAAAACAACCTTAGCAATATACAGGCTACCGTTGTTCAGCCCCGTGATGTAATAAAGCTTGGAGTTTTCCGAATTGAGTTTATTCGTGTAAATCACAGCATACCGGATTCGGTTTCGATTGCTATCCATTCCCCATTAGGAACTGTTGTTGTGACAGGAGATTTTAAGCTGGATCATACCCCTGTGTCAGGTGAGATACTAGACATTCATAAATTTTCAGAGCTGGGGGACAAGGGAGTTCTATGCTTACTGTCTGACAGTACTAATGTTGAAAGAGCTGGATTTACTCCATCTGAAAGTCATGTCGGAGAAATGATTGATGAAGCCTTCCGGAATGCCAAAGATCGTGTTATTTTAGCTAGCTTTGCATCGAACGTTTATCGACTCCAACAAGCGATTACTGCTGCTGTAAACACAAACCGAAAAGTAGCAGTGGTGGGAAGAAGCATGGTTAATATTGTTGGAATTGCTGAAGAACTAGGGTATCTGGATATCCCGGAAGGAACCCTAATTGATATTGATGAGATTATTGGCTTACCGGGGAATCAGGCTTGTATTTTAACAACAGGAAGCCAAGGAGAGCCGATGTCTGCTTTGACTCGAATGGCTAACCATGATCATCGGCATGTCGCGATTCAACCCGGGGATACTGTAATCATTTCAGCGAGCCCTATTCCGGGTAACGAGAAATCAGTTGCTAAGACTGTTGACCAATTGTTCAAACTGGGTGCTAATGTGATTTACGAATCGGCTGAAGGTATGCATGTCTCGGGTCATGCAAGCCAAGAAGAGCAGAAACTAATGCTGAGCATGGTTCGCCCGCAGTATTTTATGCCTGTGCACGGAGAGTATCGCATGTTAATCAAACATGCCCAATTAGCAGAACAGCTGGGCATTCCCAGAGAAAATATTTTCATTACTGAAAACGGCGGCGTAGTTGAATTTACTCGGCATGGGGCGGCATTAGGCAGCAAAGTCATGGCTGGTAAAGTCTTAATCGACGGGTTGGGTATCGGAGATGTGGGGAATATTGTATTGCGAGATCGCAAACAGCTTTCCCAAGACGGTATTCTTATTGTCGTCATGACTATAAGTCGTGCCAGCGGCGCTATAGTATCGGGACCCGATGTTGTAACCCGTGGATTTGTGTATGTTCGGGAGTCCGAAACCATGTTAGATGAAGCCAAACAAAAAGTTAAACAAACCATGGCTCGTTGCAGGGAAAACAGGGTTACTGAATGGGCTGTCTTCAAGAACCAGATTAGAGATACTTTAAGTAAGCATTTCTACGAAAAAACTCGCCGCAGACCTGTGATCTTGCCAATTATTCAAGAAGTAGAATAG
- a CDS encoding DUF1540 domain-containing protein produces MTNVVCSAIKCHHNEDGHCQLETLSVTSSLMDREAECAFYEPGDK; encoded by the coding sequence ATGACCAATGTTGTTTGTAGTGCAATCAAATGTCATCATAATGAGGATGGCCATTGTCAACTCGAGACATTAAGTGTAACCTCCAGCTTAATGGATCGTGAAGCAGAGTGTGCTTTTTATGAACCCGGAGATAAATAA
- the dapA gene encoding 4-hydroxy-tetrahydrodipicolinate synthase, producing MPFGRILTAMVTPMNDALEVDYQEAVRLAQYLIDHGSDGVVVCGTTGESPTITDKEKIELFKTVKAALGTRGTVIAGVGSNSTSSSVSLARMAATAGVDGLMAVVPYYNKPSQEGMFQHFKAIAEATPLPLMLYNVPSRTSANLLPDTVKRLSEITNIVSLKEAAGSLDQVSELKRLLPTEFEIYSGDDSMTLPMLALGCNGIVSVAAHIVGDEMKAMIDAWFNGDTAQATKWHLELYPVFKGIFVTSNPVPIKALMNMIGIKAGGVRLPLVEATLEELKFLEELLKITKKSRIDNRRQVETLELKVASDMPGNTVV from the coding sequence ATGCCTTTTGGTAGAATCTTGACCGCCATGGTGACTCCCATGAATGACGCATTGGAGGTAGATTATCAAGAAGCTGTGCGCCTAGCGCAGTACTTAATAGACCACGGATCCGACGGGGTCGTGGTATGTGGTACGACCGGAGAATCACCCACCATAACCGATAAAGAAAAAATTGAGCTCTTTAAGACTGTCAAAGCGGCCCTAGGAACAAGAGGAACTGTCATCGCAGGGGTTGGATCAAATTCAACGAGTTCAAGTGTTTCCTTAGCCCGTATGGCGGCGACTGCAGGTGTAGATGGATTAATGGCTGTTGTACCCTACTATAATAAACCATCTCAAGAGGGAATGTTTCAACACTTTAAAGCCATTGCAGAGGCTACACCATTACCGCTAATGCTCTATAATGTACCGAGTAGAACATCAGCAAACCTACTGCCTGATACGGTTAAAAGGCTATCAGAAATTACTAACATAGTTTCATTAAAAGAAGCAGCCGGTTCTCTGGATCAGGTCAGTGAACTCAAAAGACTTTTGCCAACGGAATTTGAGATCTATAGCGGAGATGACTCTATGACATTACCTATGCTAGCCTTAGGTTGCAATGGAATTGTTAGCGTTGCCGCCCACATTGTTGGAGATGAGATGAAGGCAATGATCGATGCCTGGTTTAACGGGGATACTGCCCAGGCAACAAAATGGCACCTGGAGCTTTACCCAGTATTCAAAGGAATATTTGTCACTTCAAATCCTGTTCCGATTAAGGCGCTCATGAACATGATTGGCATTAAAGCCGGGGGAGTCCGATTACCGCTTGTTGAGGCTACACTAGAGGAACTAAAATTTCTTGAGGAGCTCTTAAAAATTACAAAAAAATCCCGAATCGATAATAGGAGACAGGTAGAGACATTAGAATTGAAGGTCGCTTCTGATATGCCTGGAAATACAGTGGTCTAA
- the dapG gene encoding aspartate kinase has protein sequence MHILVQKFGGTSLATDERRAQVASIVSEAVHEGYSPVVVVSAIGRSGDPYATDTFLTMVRGIHPDLPKRELDLLMSCGEVISGTVLVSTLKSLGLKAVLLTGGQAGIITNNDFGDARIVRVEPAEILEQLAAGYVVVVTGFQGVTESGQITTLGRGGSDTTASALGVALNAESIDIYTDVEGIMTADPRIVEDARILDTVTYNEICQLAYQGAKVIHPRAVEIAMQRNIPLRIKSTFSKAPGTLVTNMHPDREVGTDITTDRIIAGIAHTPNVTQFKIMTTDASNKQLTDKRIFKAMALADISVDFISVQPEAVLYTVSDEVAAKAVQILQNMDFETEVVPSCAKVSIVGAGIAGVPGVMADMVEALSDAGVTILQSADSHTTIWVLVHQRDMVTAVQALHKKFKLDI, from the coding sequence GTGCATATTCTTGTTCAGAAATTTGGCGGTACCTCCCTTGCTACAGATGAGCGAAGGGCTCAGGTGGCGTCTATTGTGTCAGAGGCTGTTCATGAAGGGTATTCTCCAGTGGTTGTTGTTTCAGCCATTGGGCGCTCAGGCGATCCCTATGCCACTGATACATTCTTAACTATGGTCAGGGGAATACACCCGGATTTACCCAAACGCGAATTAGATCTTCTGATGAGTTGTGGGGAAGTGATTTCCGGGACAGTTTTAGTAAGTACATTAAAAAGTCTAGGACTGAAAGCAGTTCTCTTAACAGGTGGTCAAGCAGGAATCATTACAAACAATGATTTTGGTGACGCTCGCATTGTACGAGTAGAGCCAGCTGAGATATTAGAACAATTAGCAGCAGGATATGTTGTCGTTGTGACCGGATTTCAAGGTGTGACAGAAAGTGGTCAGATTACTACTCTAGGAAGAGGAGGAAGTGACACTACAGCTTCAGCCTTAGGTGTTGCCCTTAACGCCGAATCTATTGATATCTATACTGATGTGGAAGGGATTATGACGGCTGATCCGAGGATCGTAGAGGATGCCCGGATTTTGGATACAGTCACGTATAACGAGATATGTCAGCTAGCTTATCAGGGCGCTAAAGTTATTCATCCCCGGGCAGTGGAAATTGCTATGCAAAGAAATATACCTCTAAGGATCAAATCAACTTTTTCCAAAGCTCCGGGGACATTAGTCACTAATATGCATCCTGATCGGGAAGTTGGAACTGATATTACTACAGATCGAATCATCGCCGGAATCGCCCATACACCAAATGTAACGCAATTCAAGATAATGACAACGGACGCTTCAAACAAACAGCTTACAGATAAGCGAATCTTCAAGGCAATGGCCCTTGCTGACATAAGTGTAGATTTTATCAGCGTACAGCCCGAAGCAGTGCTCTACACAGTATCAGATGAAGTTGCTGCCAAAGCAGTTCAAATACTACAGAATATGGACTTTGAAACAGAGGTTGTACCTAGTTGTGCAAAAGTATCTATAGTTGGGGCAGGCATAGCTGGCGTTCCTGGTGTTATGGCTGACATGGTTGAGGCACTTTCAGATGCAGGTGTCACTATCCTGCAATCAGCCGATTCACATACAACGATTTGGGTACTGGTTCATCAAAGAGACATGGTGACTGCAGTGCAAGCATTGCACAAGAAGTTTAAGTTAGACATATAG
- a CDS encoding aspartate-semialdehyde dehydrogenase, giving the protein MSNVAIVGATGAVGQEFLKILAERNFPVTELRLLASKRSAGKRITWQGQELEVQETTHESFKGIDIALFAGGSASTEYARSAVESGAVVIDNSSAFRLDPEVPLIVPEVNPEDVKLHKGIIANPNCSTIIMAVALKPIFDLAGIKRVVVSTYQAVSGAGREGIEELGAQVKAWSQGEELISSVFPHQIAFNLVPRIDVFQEGDYTKEEWKMVKETQKIFHVPSMAITATTVRVPVFRSHSESINVETERIVSVSEIREALSKAPGVIVIDDPSKDHYPMPWFSSDKDEVYVGRLRKDFSIDKGFNLWVVGDQIRKGAATNAVQIAELL; this is encoded by the coding sequence ATGTCTAATGTAGCAATAGTTGGTGCCACAGGTGCAGTAGGACAAGAGTTTCTTAAAATTCTAGCAGAGAGGAATTTCCCTGTTACAGAACTAAGGTTGCTGGCTTCCAAGCGTTCTGCAGGGAAACGAATTACATGGCAGGGACAGGAACTTGAAGTTCAGGAGACTACCCACGAGAGTTTTAAGGGGATAGACATTGCTCTGTTTGCCGGTGGATCAGCTAGCACAGAATATGCCCGTTCTGCTGTAGAAAGTGGAGCAGTGGTTATTGATAATAGCAGTGCTTTTAGACTTGATCCAGAAGTGCCGCTTATCGTTCCTGAAGTTAATCCGGAAGATGTAAAGTTACACAAAGGGATAATTGCTAACCCAAATTGCTCGACAATTATAATGGCAGTTGCACTTAAGCCTATTTTTGATCTAGCAGGAATTAAACGAGTAGTGGTTTCAACTTATCAAGCTGTTTCAGGTGCCGGGCGAGAAGGCATTGAGGAATTGGGTGCCCAAGTAAAAGCTTGGTCACAGGGTGAGGAGCTTATCTCTAGTGTTTTCCCTCATCAGATTGCCTTTAACCTTGTTCCTCGCATTGACGTTTTTCAGGAGGGGGACTATACAAAGGAAGAATGGAAGATGGTTAAAGAAACTCAGAAAATATTCCATGTGCCAAGCATGGCCATTACTGCCACAACCGTTCGGGTGCCTGTTTTTAGAAGCCACTCTGAATCCATCAATGTTGAGACAGAGCGCATTGTCAGTGTATCTGAAATTAGAGAGGCTTTAAGCAAGGCTCCCGGCGTCATTGTAATCGACGATCCCAGTAAGGATCACTATCCTATGCCTTGGTTTAGTTCTGATAAAGACGAAGTCTATGTAGGTCGCTTGCGTAAAGACTTCTCGATTGATAAAGGATTTAACCTCTGGGTTGTCGGGGATCAAATTCGTAAGGGTGCCGCAACGAACGCTGTTCAGATTGCAGAACTGCTGTAA
- a CDS encoding dipicolinate synthase subunit B has product MKFEGLKIGFAITGSHCTINEVTKIMKGLVDEGAEVTPIISYSVESMDTRFGKAEDWKLQFRQITQKEIIHTIPQAEPIGPKKMFDCVVIAPCTGNTLAKLANGIIDTPVLMAAKSHLRNQRPVVLAISSNDGLGLNARNIGTLLITKNVYLVPFGQDNPEDKANSLVAHMDKIPETILMAYAGRQIQPILVDYLGK; this is encoded by the coding sequence ATGAAGTTTGAAGGGTTGAAAATTGGGTTTGCTATTACAGGATCACACTGTACTATAAATGAGGTTACCAAAATAATGAAGGGGTTAGTTGATGAGGGAGCTGAGGTAACACCGATTATCTCTTATTCAGTTGAAAGTATGGATACTCGTTTTGGCAAAGCTGAGGATTGGAAACTTCAATTCCGGCAAATTACGCAAAAGGAGATCATTCATACAATACCTCAGGCCGAGCCGATTGGACCCAAGAAAATGTTTGATTGTGTAGTAATAGCACCTTGTACCGGAAATACCCTGGCTAAGCTCGCCAACGGAATCATCGATACCCCGGTGTTAATGGCTGCTAAATCTCATCTTCGTAATCAAAGGCCTGTTGTTTTAGCGATTTCTAGTAACGATGGACTCGGATTAAATGCTCGAAATATTGGAACTTTATTGATTACCAAAAATGTTTACTTGGTACCGTTTGGGCAAGATAATCCCGAGGATAAAGCAAATTCTCTAGTAGCACATATGGATAAAATCCCGGAGACGATTTTAATGGCATATGCAGGAAGACAAATTCAACCGATATTAGTGGACTATCTGGGAAAGTGA